Part of the Labrenzia sp. PHM005 genome is shown below.
CGAGCGGAGTGCTGTTAAAAACTATCCGCCGTAACCCGGTATGACCGCTGCGGCTTGCGCGTTTACTGCTTCGAGCGTCTCTTCATATTCGCGTTGCCGGTCCCGCAACCGCCATTTTAGATCCTGCTCCTCGAAACGGGCGTTCTGGAGATCTTGGCGTTTGTCGTTCCGGTCATTGCGGCAGTTCTGCAAATCCTCGCCGGATTTGCCGCCGCAACTGAAATCATCCAGTTCAGACCTCAGGCGCGTGATTTGCCGTTCTTTGGAGGACAACAGTGTTTCAAGATCGCGCACCCTGTCTTCTGCGGTCCAGATCCGGCGACCGAGTGCGTGACTGCTTTCAAAGGCGGCTGCCAGCTGTACAGGACAAATATTGTTCAATCGCTTGCCTTGGCGGCCAAGCGAAAATCCATTTTGCGGCGTGCAATAAATGAGGACGCCCTGGTTCCACCCGTTTCGATACAAAGCTGCATCCGGCGTTACTCCGTGGCGGCCGCAATCCTTGACGATTTTTTCAAACCGCGACAAATCATGACCGTTGGCAGCATCAGCTTGTCCAAGGGCTTCCCAGTCTCCAGCCACACACTGTTCTTGAGAAACGGTTTCACATCCGGCCAGCAGCAACAATGCGCCGAGAGCGCCAAGTATCCAGAAGCATTTTTTCATGAGCCAATTCCAGGAAGAACCCTAAAAAACAGTTTTTCAAGACTGCCGAGCTCTAGGGCATCCATGCCCGGAAAAACAATGGCTTGAGATGGCAAATACCAGAAATCTCACAATGTGTGTTCTGTGCACAACACAGGATAGCTCGGCTCATAGTCAAACAGGTGCCGGGTACTCAGACACCGCCGGACTTCGCCGTCGCCAATGCATTCGCCATCGCGCCAGCAAAGCTAGTGCGGTCTTCCGGATTGAGGAAGTTGCCCAAATCCACTGTTTCACCGCGGCTGGTGAGGGAAATCTTCGTTACGCCTTCGTCTTCGATCTTGTCGACAGACATGCGCACCCACAAAGGATTGAACCGGTATTCCAGCTGCCGTTTGCCAGGACCAACTTTGCGGATGAGAATTTCATGCCGCGAGAGGCGGATTTCTTCAAACTGACGGGCGGCCGCATAGTTTAGGCGGAACGCCAGCCAAATCAGTGCCATATCGAGACCGAAAAAACCAAAGACCGGCCAGGCGCCAATGCTCCAGAACAAGATGCCAGCAACAAAGCTGACCAGCCCCAGACACAGCATGAGGATCAAAAACCCGTTTGGCCCAAGCGAACGGTATGGCGTCAAGACAGCGGTAAAAAACGGCCGGTCGTCGCTTTCTGTATTGTCAAAACTGCTCTGATCTGGATTGTTCGGGGTCATGGAGAGGAATTATAGAGAGAAGATGACGCAAGCAAAGAGCCCGATTTCCGGCAAAACAGGCAAACGTTCCAGCCAAACCGCAAAACCCCGCAAAAAAGCGCCATCCGTCGACAACCCCGGCAAGGTTTTAAAACGCTCCCGCTATTCCAAGGCGGAGACCTACGAAATCTTCCAAAGGTTTCATGCGGACAATCCTGAACCGGAAGGGGAACTGGATTACACCAACGCCTACACGCTGCTGGTGGCAGTTCTCTTGTCGGCGCAGGCAACCGATGTCGGTGTGAACCGGGCGACCAAACATCTTTTCCAGATTGCCGATACGCCAGAAAAAATGGTCGCGCTTGGCGAAGACAAGGTGCGCGAGGAAGTCCGCACCATTGGGCTGTTCAAGACCAAAGCCAAGAACGTCATTTTGATGTCGCAGCAGCTGATCCGCGACCATGGCGGAAAGGTG
Proteins encoded:
- a CDS encoding DUF2244 domain-containing protein, with translation MTPNNPDQSSFDNTESDDRPFFTAVLTPYRSLGPNGFLILMLCLGLVSFVAGILFWSIGAWPVFGFFGLDMALIWLAFRLNYAAARQFEEIRLSRHEILIRKVGPGKRQLEYRFNPLWVRMSVDKIEDEGVTKISLTSRGETVDLGNFLNPEDRTSFAGAMANALATAKSGGV
- a CDS encoding DUF2799 domain-containing protein; the encoded protein is MKKCFWILGALGALLLLAGCETVSQEQCVAGDWEALGQADAANGHDLSRFEKIVKDCGRHGVTPDAALYRNGWNQGVLIYCTPQNGFSLGRQGKRLNNICPVQLAAAFESSHALGRRIWTAEDRVRDLETLLSSKERQITRLRSELDDFSCGGKSGEDLQNCRNDRNDKRQDLQNARFEEQDLKWRLRDRQREYEETLEAVNAQAAAVIPGYGG
- the nth gene encoding endonuclease III, with translation MTQAKSPISGKTGKRSSQTAKPRKKAPSVDNPGKVLKRSRYSKAETYEIFQRFHADNPEPEGELDYTNAYTLLVAVLLSAQATDVGVNRATKHLFQIADTPEKMVALGEDKVREEVRTIGLFKTKAKNVILMSQQLIRDHGGKVPEDREALEALPGVGRKTANVVLNIFFGHPTIAVDTHLFRLGNRIGIAPGKTPLDVEKSMEKAVPKEFSLHAHHWLILHGRYICKARKPECKRCVIYDLCRSPEKEKFDAVPDIAERTAVMVAHGKTRLTA